In Emys orbicularis isolate rEmyOrb1 chromosome 12, rEmyOrb1.hap1, whole genome shotgun sequence, one genomic interval encodes:
- the LOC135887245 gene encoding olfactory receptor 14A16-like, protein MFNQTTMTEFLLLGFSDIQELQILHFVVFLVVYLAALVGNLLIITTIALDLHLHTPMFFFLMNLSILDLGSISVTIPKSMANSLMNTRSISYSGCVTQVFLIFFFASADFAILTIMAYDRYVAICQPLHYERLMNRRACVQMAASAWISGLLYSALHTGNTFAIIFCGGNVVDQFFCEIPQLLKLACSDTYLSEVGVIVFSVCLVFSCFVFIIVSYVQIFKIVLRIPSEQGRQKAFSTCLPHLIVVSLFLSTAIFAYLKPTSISTSGLNLMVGVLYSVLPPIMNPIIYSMRNKEIKGALSKWIGWRLLTTNKMSIFFLQ, encoded by the coding sequence ATGTTCAACCAAACGACAATGACCGAGTTCCTTCTCTTGGGATTCTCTGACATTcaggagctgcagattttgcactttgtgGTGTTCCTGGTGGTTTACCTGGCAGCCCTGGTGGGAAACCTTCTCATCATCACAACCATAGCCCTCGACctccaccttcacacccccatgttcttcttcctgatgaatctgtccatcctagaccttggctccatctctgtcaccatccccaaatccatggccaattcCCTCATGAACACCAGGTCAATTTCTTATTCTGGATGCGTCACCCAAGTCTTTCTCATCTTCTTCTTTGCTTCAGCAGATTTTGCCATACTGACCATCATGGCATACGACCGATACGTGGCgatctgccaaccactgcactatgaaaGACTgatgaacaggagagcttgtgtccaaatggcagccagtgcctggatcAGTGGTCTTCTCTACTCTGCCCTGCACACTGGGAATACGTTTGCAATTATCTTCTGTGGAGGGAACgtggtggatcagttcttctgtgaaatcccccagctacTCAAGCTTGCCTGCTCTGACACATACCTCAGTGAAGTTGGGGTTATTGTCTTTAGTGTGTGCTTAGTCTTCAGCTGCTTTGTTTTCATAATTGTGTCgtatgttcagatcttcaaaaTAGTGCTaagaatcccctctgagcagggccggcaaaaagccttctccacctgcctccctcacctcattgtggtctcCTTGTTCCTTTCTACTGCTATCTTTGCCTACCTGAAACCTACCTCCATCTCAACCTCAGGTCTGAATCTCATGGTGGGTGTTCTCTATTCTGTGTTGCCACCAATAATGAATCCAATCATCTATAGCATGAGAAACAAGGAGATCAAAGGTGCACTGAGTAAATGGATAGGTTGGAGGTTACTCACTACGAATAAAATGTCCATATTTTTCCTTCAGTAG
- the LOC135886624 gene encoding olfactory receptor 14A16-like, translated as MSNRTTVTEFLLLGFSDVRELQILHFVVFLVIYLAALVGNLLIITAVAFDHHLHTPMYFFLMNLSILDIGSISVPVPKSMANSLMNTKSISYSGCVAQVFFFMLFSSTDIALLTVMAYDRYVAICQPLHYERVMNRRACIQMAASAWISIFVYTALHTGNTFAMSFCGGNMVDQFFCEIPQLLKLACSDSYRSEAGAIAFSVCLGLGCFVFIVVSYVQIFTTVLRIPSEQGRHKALSTCLPHLTVVSLFFSTVGFAYLKPTSSSTSVLDLMVAVLYSVVPPMMNPIIYSMRNKEIKAALRKLMAGRLFTKNELSIFRL; from the coding sequence ATGTCCAACCGAACCACCGTGaccgagttccttctcctgggattctctgacgttcgggagctgcagattttgcactttgtgGTGTTTCTGGTGATTTATCTGGCAGCCCTGGTGGGGAATCTTCTCATCATCACAGCTGTTGCTTTTGACCACcatcttcacacccccatgtacttcttcctgatgaatttGTCCATTCTAGACATTGGCTCCATTTCAGTCCCAgtccccaaatccatggccaactCCCTCATGAACACCAAGTCAATTTCCTATTCTGGATGTGTCGCACAAGTCTTTTTCTTTATGCTCTTTTCTTCAACAGATATTGCCTTACTCACCGTCATGGCATATGACCGATACgtcgccatctgccaaccactCCACTATGAGAGAGTGATGAACAGGAGAGCTTGCATCCAGatggcagccagtgcctggatATCTAtttttgtctacactgcactgcacACCGGGAACACGTTTGCAATGTccttctgtggaggcaacatggtggatcagtttttctgtgaaatcccccagctcctcaaGCTCGCCTGCTCTGACTCGTACCGCAGTGAAGCTGGGGCTATTGCCTTCAGTGTGTGCTTAGGCTTAGGCTGCTTTGTTTTTATAGTTGTGTCGTATGTTCAGATCTTCACCACagtgctgagaatcccctctgagcagggccggcataaaGCTCTAtccacctgcctccctcacctCACTGTGGTCTCCTTGTTCTTTTCCACTGTAGGCTTTGCCTAcctgaaacccacctccagctcaaCATCAGTGCTGGATCTCATGGTGGCTGTTCTCTATTCTGTGGTGCCTCCAATGATGAATCCGatcatctacagcatgaggaacaaggagatcAAAGCTGCCCTGAGGAAACTCATGGCGGGGAGGTTATTCACCAAAAATGAACTGTCCATCTTTCGTCTTTGA